The Primulina tabacum isolate GXHZ01 chromosome 7, ASM2559414v2, whole genome shotgun sequence genome includes a window with the following:
- the LOC142551707 gene encoding phosphatidylinositol 4-phosphate 5-kinase 1-like, producing MPEPLLCLKPIENDRNKLNEENLDREERLIDNTTTTTTPRSVIIIPRSKSQVTSRRVTPTSISDSEAADILEKHLPNGDLYIGTFSSNTPHGSGKYLWKDGCMYEGEWKKGKASGNGKFSWPSGATFEGEFKSGRMEGIGTFIGSDGDMYKGLWSADRKHGYGVKHYSNGDYYEGEWKKNLQDGQGRYVWRNGNEYIGEWKNGMIHGRGVLVWSNGNRYDGNWENGIPKGHGVFTWPDGSCYIGFWSDDSCKNSNKSQILNGTFYPSHNAKKQNEEDFRGYFCNKLSAPLLVVEGENVNNVVGGVAGRKRSSVDACATAERAFPRICIWESDGEAGDITCDIIDNVEASMLYKDGFAFDRDIIKQFRRSPCCFGEVKKPGQTISKGHKNYDLMLNLQLGIRYSVGKHAQIVRKLKQSDFDPKEKFATRFPPEGSKITPPHQSVEFRWKDYCPVVFRHLRELFQVDPADYMLAICGNDALRELSSPGKSGSFFYLTQDDRFIIKTVKKSEAKVLVKMLPSYYQHVCRYENSLVTKFYGVHCVKPVGGVKTRFIVMGNLFCSEYRIHRRFDLKGSSHGRTTDKRQEEIDETTTLKDLDLNFVFRLQTNWYQEVIKQIDRDCQFLEAEGIMDYSLLVGLHFRDHSTGDKMGLSPFLLRTGKNDSFQNEKFMRSCRFLEAELQDMDRILAGRKPLIKLGANMPARAQRVARNSDFNQYSLGGFSSLTPSRSVETYEVVLYFGIIDILQDYDISKKLEHVYKSFQVDSTLISAVDPKLYSKRFRDFIGRIFIEER from the exons ATGCCTGAGCCACTTTTGTGCTTGAAGCCAATAGAAAATGACAGAAATAAATTGAATGAGGAAAATTTAGATAGAGAGGAGAGATTAATTGATAACACTACCACAACTACTACGCCGAGATCAGTTATCATAATCCCGCGAAGCAAATCTCAAGTCACCAGCCGTAGAGTGACACCCACTTCGATTTCCGATAGCGAAGCAGCTGATATCCTGGAGAAGCACCTTCCAAACGGGGATCTGTATATAGGAACGTTCTCAAGCAACACGCCACACGGATCGGGGAAATACTTGTGGAAAGACGGGTGTATGTATGAAGGAGAGTGGAAGAAGGGGAAAGCGAGTGGAAACGGGAAGTTCTCCTGGCCTTCGGGTGCTACGTTTGAAGGTGAATTCAAGTCGGGTCGTATGGAGGGTATTGGAACTTTTATCGGGTCAGATGGGGATATGTACAAAGGTCTGTGGTCTGCAGATCGTAAACATGGCTACGGGGTGAAACATTACAGTAATGGCGATTATTACGAAGGTGAGTGGAAGAAGAATCTGCAAGACGGGCAAGGGAGGTACGTTTGGAGAAATGGGAATGAGTATATTGGGGAGTGGAAGAATGGAATGATCCATGGAAGAGGCGTTTTAGTATGGAGCAATGGGAATAGGTACGATGGCAATTGGGAGAATGGGATTCCGAAAGGACATGGGGTTTTCACTTGGCCAGATGGAAGTTGTTACATCGGATTCTGGTCTGACGATTCGTGTAAGAACAGTAACAAATCCCAAATTTTGAACGGTACCTTCTACCCCTCTCACAATGCCAAGAAGCAGAATGAAGAAGATTTCAGGGGATATTTTTGTAACAAGCTGTCGGCGCCGCTGCTGGTGGTTGAGGGGGAGAATGTGAATAATGTGGTTGGGGGTGTTGCTGGAAGGAAGCGGTCGTCCGTGGACGCTTGTGCGACGGCAGAGCGGGCTTTTCCCAGAATTTGCATCTGGGAATCCGATGGCGAAGCTGGGGATATAACATGTGATATTATCGATAATGTGGAGGCTTCGATGTTGTATAAAGATGGGTTTGCATTTGATCGAGATATAATCAAGCAGTTTCGGAGAAGTCCCTGTTGTTTTGGAGAAGTGAAGAAGCCAGGGCAGACTATATCCAAAGGGCACAAGAATTACGATCTGATGCTCAATCTTCAGTTGGGCATAAG GTATTCTGTGGGAAAGCATGCTCAGATCGTGCGCAAGCTTAAACAGAGTGATTTTGATCCTAAGGAAAAGTTTGCGACTCGGTTTCCTCCCGAAGGATCGAAAATCACTCCTCCTCACCAGTCTGTGGAGTTCCGGTGGAAGGACTATTGTCCGGTCGTGTTTAG ACATTTGAGGGAGCTATTTCAAGTAGATCCTGCGGATTACATGTTAGCCATTTGTGGGAATGATGCTCTGAGGGAGCTTTCATCTCCGGGAAAGAGTGGAAGTTTCTTCTACCTGACACAAGATGATAGATTTATTATCAAAACAGTGAAAAAATCTGAAGCCAAG GTTCTTGTTAAGATGCTTCCTAGTTATTATCAGCACGTCTGTCGCTACGAAAATTCGTTAGTCACAAAGTTTTACGGCGTCCACTGTGTCAAGCCCGTGGGCGGCGTCAAG ACTCGGTTTATTGTGATGGGAAATTTGTTCTGCTCGGAGTATCGAATCCATAGAAGGTTTGACTTGAAAGGATCATCCCATGGCCGCACCACTGATAAACGTCAGGAAGAGATTGACGAAACCACAACTCTTAAAGACCTAGATCTCAACTTTGTGTTCCGGCTACAAACCAATTGGTATCAAGAAGTAATCAA ACAAATTGATCGGGACTGCCAATTCTTAGAGGCAGAGGGAATCATGGACTATAGCCTCTTGGTTGGTCTTCATTTTCGGGACCATAGTACCGGGGACAAAATGGGATTGTCTCCTTTTCTACTACGCACTG GTAAGAACGACTCCTTCCAAAATGAAAAGTTCATGCGGAGCTGTCGTTTTCTCGAAGCCGAGCTACAAGACATGGATCGGATTTTAGCTGGCAG GAAACCATTGATCAAGCTTGGAGCCAACATGCCAGCACGAGCACAGCGTGTGGCTCGTAACAGTGACTTCAATCAGTATTCTCTCGGTGGATTTAGCAGTTTGACACCTTCCCGCAGCGTGGAAACCTACGAAGTGGTCCTCTACTTTGGAATAATCGACATCTTACAAGACTACGATATTAGCAAGAAGCTTGAGCATGTGTACAAATCATTTCAGGTTGATTCTACCTTAATTTCGGCGGTCGACCCTAAACTATATTCCAAAAGATTCCGAGATTTTATTGGAAGAATATTCATCGAGGAAAGGTGA